The following are encoded in a window of Amycolatopsis lexingtonensis genomic DNA:
- a CDS encoding ABC transporter permease: MTTLALPGPLSLGLARGGTELRQFFRHKEQVVFTFSLPAVLMILLGSILDGPTALEGVTSGQLLAAGMIGSGIVSTSFNSIATGVSGDRETGALKRLRGTPMPPASYFIGKMVLVAVSSLAQTVLMAGVAVLLFGLELPSDPAKWLTLLWVFALGIVSCTLLGIAISALAKSTNGAVAIVQMLYLVLQFISGVFVSPITNLPKVMVDIASFFPLKWICQGFRSVFLPDAAVRMEMAGSWELPRVALVLGIWCVVGAVLARLTFRWTDAK, encoded by the coding sequence ATGACCACGCTCGCCCTCCCCGGCCCGCTGTCACTCGGGCTCGCCCGCGGCGGCACGGAGCTGCGGCAGTTCTTCCGGCACAAGGAACAGGTGGTCTTCACCTTCTCCCTGCCCGCGGTGCTGATGATCCTGCTCGGGTCCATCCTGGACGGTCCGACCGCGCTCGAAGGCGTCACCTCCGGGCAGCTGCTCGCGGCCGGGATGATCGGCTCCGGCATCGTCTCGACGTCGTTCAACAGCATCGCGACCGGCGTCTCCGGCGACCGCGAAACCGGGGCGCTCAAACGCCTGCGCGGCACGCCGATGCCGCCCGCGTCCTACTTCATCGGCAAGATGGTGCTGGTCGCGGTGTCCAGCCTGGCCCAGACCGTGCTGATGGCCGGCGTCGCGGTGCTGCTCTTCGGGCTCGAACTGCCGTCCGACCCGGCGAAGTGGCTGACGCTGCTGTGGGTGTTCGCGCTCGGCATCGTCTCCTGCACGCTGCTCGGGATCGCGATCAGCGCGCTCGCCAAGTCCACCAACGGCGCGGTCGCCATCGTGCAGATGCTCTACTTGGTGCTGCAGTTCATCTCGGGGGTGTTCGTTTCGCCGATCACGAACCTGCCGAAGGTGATGGTGGACATCGCGTCGTTCTTCCCCTTGAAGTGGATTTGCCAGGGCTTCCGGTCGGTGTTCCTGCCGGACGCCGCGGTGCGGATGGAGATGGCTGGGTCATGGGAGCTCCCGCGGGTGGCGCTGGTGCTGGGGATCTGGTGCGTGGTGGGCGCGGTGCTGGCGCGGCTGACGTTCCGGTGGACCGACGCGAAGTGA
- a CDS encoding sensor histidine kinase, whose translation MTDAWDRFNWLWEILFAVAYLATTVLVVLDEADPVRTAVAVGALTALALTYLLWGRGVVRDDGHLPQRWTLALVVLALVAVSMFAATTASFILFMVCPLLFSTLEFRPAAAFTTIAILLSPASAIVNNGLRGPTLHILLPMTAILVVFGILSGKFILHVIEESRSRADLIARLEASQAEVARLSREAGTAAERERLAREIHDTLAQGFTSIVTLAQAIESEVDTDPAAARRHAGLATRTARDNLTEARAMVAALAPADLTSGSLVDAVRRQADRLADEAGLAVRYEVDGALPVLPMAGEVVLLRGAQEALNNVRRHAAASAVSITLSVVDDAVRLSVRDDGAGFDPDHADGYGLRGMRSRAEQVGGRLTVRSGPSGTELTLEVPA comes from the coding sequence GTGACGGACGCCTGGGACCGGTTCAACTGGCTCTGGGAAATCCTCTTCGCGGTGGCGTACCTGGCCACGACGGTGCTGGTGGTGCTGGACGAAGCCGATCCGGTGCGCACCGCCGTCGCGGTCGGGGCGCTCACCGCGCTCGCGCTCACCTACCTGCTCTGGGGCCGCGGGGTGGTCCGCGACGACGGCCACCTCCCGCAGCGGTGGACGCTGGCCCTCGTGGTGCTGGCGCTCGTCGCGGTCTCGATGTTCGCCGCCACCACGGCCAGCTTCATCCTGTTCATGGTGTGCCCGCTGCTGTTCTCGACGCTCGAGTTCCGCCCGGCCGCGGCGTTCACCACGATCGCGATCCTGCTGAGCCCCGCGTCGGCGATCGTCAACAACGGGCTGCGGGGGCCGACGCTGCACATCCTGCTGCCGATGACCGCGATCCTGGTCGTGTTCGGGATCCTGTCCGGCAAGTTCATCCTGCACGTCATCGAGGAGAGCCGGTCGCGGGCGGACCTGATCGCGCGGCTGGAAGCGAGCCAGGCCGAAGTCGCCCGCCTCTCCCGGGAGGCGGGCACCGCGGCCGAGCGCGAACGCCTCGCACGGGAGATCCACGACACCCTCGCGCAGGGGTTCACCAGCATCGTCACCCTCGCACAGGCCATCGAGTCCGAAGTGGACACCGACCCGGCCGCGGCGCGGCGGCACGCCGGGCTGGCCACCCGGACCGCGCGCGACAACCTCACCGAGGCCCGCGCGATGGTCGCCGCGCTGGCCCCGGCCGACCTCACTTCGGGCTCGCTCGTCGACGCCGTCCGGCGGCAGGCCGACCGGCTGGCGGACGAGGCGGGCCTCGCCGTGCGGTACGAAGTGGACGGTGCGCTGCCCGTGCTGCCGATGGCCGGCGAAGTCGTCCTGCTGCGGGGCGCGCAGGAAGCACTCAACAACGTCCGGCGGCACGCGGCCGCGTCGGCGGTCTCGATCACGCTGTCCGTTGTGGACGATGCCGTCCGGCTGTCCGTCCGCGACGACGGCGCCGGCTTCGACCCCGACCACGCCGACGGCTACGGGCTGCGGGGCATGCGGTCCCGCGCGGAACAGGTCGGTGGCAGACTGACCGTCCGGAGTGGCCCCAGCGGCACCGAACTCACCCTGGAGGTGCCCGCTTGA
- a CDS encoding ABC transporter ATP-binding protein, with product MTTAVSVRGLRKQYPGHLAVAGLDLDIARGEVFALLGPNGAGKTTTVEILEGHRQRTAGEVTVLGEDPGKAGRAWRSRIGIVLQTANDAAELSVAETVRHFAKYYPDPRDPDEVIDKVGLTEKAKARVKSLSGGQRRRVDVALGIVGRPELLFLDEPTTGFDPEARRQFWTLIGDLAADGTTILLTTHYLDEAEALADRVAVIARGEIVAQDTPRDLGGRAAAEATVRWVDERGEHVERTAYPTKLVTELSAGGRELANLTVTRPSLEDVYLDLIGDKA from the coding sequence ATGACCACAGCAGTGAGCGTGCGCGGCCTGCGCAAGCAGTACCCCGGTCACCTGGCCGTGGCCGGGCTGGACCTGGACATCGCCCGGGGCGAGGTGTTCGCCCTGCTCGGCCCGAACGGCGCCGGGAAGACCACGACCGTCGAGATCCTGGAAGGCCACCGGCAGCGCACCGCCGGCGAGGTCACCGTGCTCGGCGAGGACCCCGGCAAGGCCGGCCGCGCCTGGCGATCACGGATCGGCATCGTGCTGCAGACCGCCAACGACGCCGCCGAGCTGAGCGTCGCGGAGACCGTGCGGCACTTCGCGAAGTACTACCCCGACCCGCGCGACCCCGACGAAGTCATCGACAAGGTCGGGCTCACCGAGAAGGCGAAAGCGCGGGTCAAGTCGCTCTCGGGCGGCCAGCGGCGCCGCGTCGACGTCGCGCTGGGCATCGTCGGGCGGCCCGAGCTGCTCTTCCTCGACGAGCCCACCACCGGGTTCGACCCCGAGGCCCGTCGGCAGTTCTGGACGCTCATCGGCGACCTCGCCGCCGACGGCACCACCATCCTGCTCACCACCCACTACCTCGACGAGGCCGAGGCGCTCGCCGACCGCGTCGCCGTGATCGCGCGCGGCGAGATCGTCGCGCAGGACACCCCGCGCGACCTCGGGGGCCGGGCCGCCGCCGAAGCCACCGTGCGGTGGGTGGACGAACGCGGCGAGCACGTCGAGCGCACGGCGTACCCGACGAAACTCGTCACCGAGCTCTCCGCTGGGGGTAGAGAGCTCGCCAACCTCACCGTGACCAGGCCGAGCCTGGAGGACGTCTACCTGGACCTGATCGGAGACAAGGCATGA